In Sinorhizobium mexicanum, one DNA window encodes the following:
- a CDS encoding ABC transporter substrate-binding protein: MKTLIAVALGAVASIVISASAVSAETFKIGLSNGWVGSEWRTQMIDEAKAAAAVWKDKGVDVEVSVQSANVDVPGQIAHIRNFIAEGVDAIIVNPNSPTAFDPIFAQAKEAGILVIATDAEVSSPDALYVGIDQTAWGAAGAKWLAETLGGKGKVVAINGVAGHPANEMRVSGYKQVFKDYPDIQIVNEVNANWDQAQGQQAMQNILATYPDVNGVVVQDGMAAGAWKSIMDAGKTGQIAATGEIRKDFIDLWIKDKLNSGATVNPPGVMASALNVAVLMLQGKELKEPAKAGQYGNALYLPIPFIDSKNVGDAAKQLEGKPGYYSYTSSLSIEDAEALFK, encoded by the coding sequence ATGAAAACGCTTATCGCAGTAGCGCTTGGCGCAGTTGCGTCCATTGTCATCTCGGCATCGGCAGTCAGTGCGGAGACCTTCAAGATCGGTCTCTCGAATGGTTGGGTCGGCAGCGAGTGGCGCACCCAGATGATAGACGAGGCCAAGGCCGCCGCGGCCGTGTGGAAGGACAAGGGCGTCGACGTCGAAGTCTCGGTCCAGAGTGCGAATGTCGACGTTCCCGGGCAGATCGCCCATATCCGCAACTTCATCGCCGAAGGCGTGGACGCCATCATCGTCAACCCGAACAGCCCGACCGCCTTCGACCCGATCTTCGCCCAGGCGAAGGAAGCCGGCATCCTGGTGATCGCGACGGACGCGGAAGTCTCGTCTCCGGATGCCCTCTATGTCGGCATCGACCAGACCGCCTGGGGTGCCGCCGGTGCGAAATGGCTTGCCGAAACGCTGGGCGGCAAGGGTAAGGTCGTCGCGATAAACGGCGTTGCCGGCCACCCGGCCAACGAGATGCGCGTGTCAGGCTACAAGCAGGTCTTCAAGGACTATCCGGACATCCAGATCGTCAACGAAGTCAACGCCAACTGGGATCAGGCGCAGGGCCAGCAGGCGATGCAGAACATCCTTGCCACCTATCCCGACGTGAACGGCGTCGTCGTGCAGGACGGCATGGCCGCCGGCGCCTGGAAATCGATCATGGACGCCGGCAAGACCGGCCAGATCGCCGCAACTGGCGAGATTCGCAAGGACTTCATCGACCTCTGGATCAAGGACAAGCTGAACTCCGGCGCGACCGTCAACCCGCCGGGCGTCATGGCGAGCGCGTTGAACGTCGCCGTGCTGATGCTGCAGGGCAAGGAGTTGAAGGAGCCCGCCAAGGCCGGCCAGTACGGCAACGCCCTCTACCTGCCGATCCCGTTCATCGACAGCAAGAACGTCGGCGATGCCGCAAAGCAGCTCGAAGGCAAGCCCGGCTACTATTCCTACACCAGCTCGCTTTCGATCGAAGACGCGGAAGCCCTCTTCAAGTGA